The genomic DNA GGAAAGTGGTGTCTAGGGCTCTATGTCAGGACAAATGAAGATAATTTTATGTAGTTCGGCCGTGACTGGCCTCACACTCCATTACAATAGGTGGCGGTGTATGCGCCTTAAAAGTTGGGTGTGAGCCGCCAACCCAATCCCAAAGAAGAGGAAGTAAGCAGATGAGCGTGCCGAAAGTAATTGTAAAACAAGAGGAATGACAGTTGACATGAATCATGTAATAAGGTTAGTTTTTGTTCACGTTGAGACAACAAAACAAGAAATCGTTTGCGTATATGCTGCAGTTAACGTTAGCAGCAAACCAAACGTCACATGAAGGCgacctagctggctagctaacttaaGATGGCTAACGTTAGTCAAATATTATTGGCTATGGCGGGTTAGTTTAACGAAATAAATGTTTATAGACCTTAGGTACGACTAGCTAGTTATTTCACGACAACTATGGACCCGAGGCACAAAGAAATACTCAGGAAACACCGGCTGGACCTGTCCAACCAAATTTTAATTGATGACACCATAGTTCAATTCCTGTACCAGGAGAACATTTTAACAGAGAGCCAGGTGGACGAGATTCAGTCCCAAATAAGCAACAAGAAGAAGACGTTGAGACTGCTGGATATCCTTCCCACCCGAGGTCCGCGGGCGTTTGGTACATTTCTGAATTCCCTGGAGGAAGAGTTTACTTGGGTGAGAGACAAGTTACTCCAGAATTTGGAGCAACCCAATGTACCTGTGCAAAGTCCAACAGGTGAGTCTGATGCCAAGTGTTTGACGTCAAACTAACGTTATAGGCTAGATTGTCTACGGCTCTTCATTTGTACAGTAAAAAGTTCAAACCAGTGCTGGCACTTATTTTTGAGTGtaggtactgtttatatttatgtGAACTCTGCAATACTTTAgtgctaatattctataagacgTGCAGGAACTCCAGCAGTAGAACATGGTtgtaaccatagaaatataattactctAAAGAATTAATATTAATAATGTATTACATTTGTAAAGAACTTTTTACTATATAAGAATAATTTAAAAgtgtataaaataaatcaattAGGAAAAAAATTGTAATAAGTAAACTTG from Salmo salar chromosome ssa07, Ssal_v3.1, whole genome shotgun sequence includes the following:
- the LOC106609292 gene encoding death domain-containing protein CRADD; the protein is MDPRHKEILRKHRLDLSNQILIDDTIVQFLYQENILTESQVDEIQSQISNKKKTLRLLDILPTRGPRAFGTFLNSLEEEFTWVRDKLLQNLEQPNVPVQSPTDEWNIPEVTLRAVPSDRQLSRLASRLGSEWESVLLDLGLSTGALYRCRADHPLSLHGQVLAGLIQWRQSQGRSATVHRLLQSLQSTDVHPSTLDEVFQ